In Pecten maximus chromosome 10, xPecMax1.1, whole genome shotgun sequence, one genomic interval encodes:
- the LOC117336301 gene encoding coiled-coil domain-containing protein 91-like: protein MMDDDDFDDFGGFEAAEPVPQAPVPTASQGQEASPSPWALITSGYSNVGAKPDLLCRENKFPEVLDPTVTRSQGVSSQDQNGSTGQHIEEASGSSASFQAFEAEFPTGANDSLDVNLDEVTLANNILDGQFLPSFPASSQRSPNTVSSSQSNRPSLASSVSQQSSIDSQKGMKMESVVPPESLRQNSAQGQNHTDPALVERLGVIQNLSQIDQVFLPQSNSGRSRASNSFSSDRRSSSGIEPAAERKTSVSSENSFKQDTWESDLFSTVQTSVARTTVVSKETSGTRLSSSPSSILSSMTAPTTKRQEETSVPNQAVIQEMKQIRSESQAAVKSVVQEYKDMMQTTIRSERETMEGQVRVLIQEQEDKFKSMLSEQRSHFEEKLAEERIKMAESKNAALKEKAEELQKEFEDFLKMEREKNQNNLQSALEEERLENSKKVMEALEQEREKNRKQHLEQKELFRKELQEQQQKHEDIALKSLADQREKFQVMLKETLEEERRRGEEALRIKVEQIESKKMLDNKVHRRHMASLDVFLEGARQQLSLLMDKSDSSDVEMLPLDS, encoded by the exons ATGATGGATGATGACGATTTTGATGACTTTGGTGGATTTGAG GCTGCTGAACCCGTTCCCCAGGCCCCAGTTCCTACGGCAAGTCAGGGACAAGAGGCCAGTCCGTCCCCCTGGGCTCTGATCACATCAG GTTACAGTAATGTTGGAGCTAAACCGGACTTATTGTGTAGAGAGAACAAGTTTCCAGAGGTGCTTGATCCCACAGTGACCAGAAGTCAAGGGGTGTCCAGCCAGGATCAAAATGGGAGCACAGGCCAGCATATAGAAGAGGCCAGTGGAAGTTCTGCTTCATTTCAGGCATTTGAGGCAGAGTTCCCCACAGGAGCAAATGATTCCTTA GATGTCAACCTAGATGAAGTCACATTGGCTAACAACATCCTAGATGGTCAATTCCTTCCCTCTTTCCCTGCGTCCAGTCAACGGTCACCCAACACAGTGTCCAGTAGTCAGAGTAATCGTCCATCTTTAGCGTCTTCTGTCAGTCAACAAAGTTCTATAGATAGTCAGAAAGGGATGAAAATGGAATCTGTGGTACCCCCAGAAAGTTTACGCCAAAACTCTGCTCAAGGCCAAAATCATACTGACCCAGCCTTAGTTGAGAGGCTAGGAGTAATACAAAACTTGTCACAAATAGACCAGGTGTTTCTACCTCAGTCAAACAGTGGCCGGTCAAGAGCATCAAATTCTTTCTCTTCTGACCGAAGGTCATCGTCTGGGATAGAACCTGCTGCAGAAAGGAAGACGTCTGTTTCAAGCGAAAATTCTTTTAAACAAGACACTTGGGAGTCGGATCTGTTCAGCACAGTTCAGACAAGTGTTGCTAGGACGACGGTTGTATCAAAAGAGACATCTGGAACAAGACTGTCATCCTCACCATCTAGTATTCTGTCGAGTATGACAGCACCCACAACAAAAAGACAG GAGGAAACCTCTGTACCTAACCAGGCTGTAATTCAGGAGATGAAACAGATCCGATCAGAAAGCCAGGCAGCGGTCAAGTCTGTGGTACAAGAATATAAG GACATGATGCAGACAACTATTCGGAGCGAGCGAGAGACAATGGAGGGACAAGTCCGTGTGTTGATACAGGAACAGGAAGACAAGTTTAAGAGCATGCTCAGTGAACAG CGATCTCATTTTGAGGAAAAGTTGGCTGAAGAACGAATCAAAATGGCAGAATCAAAGAATGCCGCTCTCAAGGAGAAGGCTGAAGAACTACAG AAAGAATTTGAGGATTTTCTGAAAATGGAGCGAGAGAAAAACCAGAACAATCTACAGAGTGCTTTAGAG GAAGAAAGACTAGAAAACAGCAAGAAAGTCATGGAAGCTTTAGAGCAGGAAcgagaaaaaaatagaaaacaacacTTAGAACAGAAG GAGCTGTTTAGGAAGGAGCTGCAGGAGCAACAGCAGAAACATGAAGATATTGCACTGAAGTCTTTAGCAGATCAGCGGGAAAAGTTCCAG GTCATGCTGAAAGAGACTCTGGAAGAGGAAAGAAGGAGAGGAGAAGAGGCTCTGCGTATCAAAGTGGAACAGATAGAATCGAAAAAAATg CTGGACAATAAAGTCCACAGGAGACACATGGCCAGTTTGGATGTTTTCCTGGAGGGCGCTCGTCAGCAACTCTCGCTTCTCATGGACAAGTCAGACTCATCGGATGTTGAGATGCTGCCATTGGACAGTTGA